One Paraburkholderia aromaticivorans genomic region harbors:
- a CDS encoding SDR family oxidoreductase codes for MDLGLKDKVVLITGGSKGIGFACARAFALEGAKVAIVSRDPANLARAYEQLKQEGLHVHRTRADLHEPHSAADIVEEVSTAVGPIDILINSAGAARRYDPETLDADAFRATMEAKYFPYIYPQQEVLRRMAERAKASSGGEPGTIVNIIGMGGKIASDIHIAGGAANAALMLATVGLAHYYARYGIRINAINPGSTLTERVEEAVKLEATQQGIESAEALARGQAKVPLGRYAKPEEIADVALFLASRRASYVTGAIVPMDGGSAPLI; via the coding sequence ATGGATCTCGGGCTTAAAGACAAGGTGGTGTTGATCACGGGCGGCAGCAAGGGAATCGGGTTCGCGTGCGCCCGGGCGTTTGCGCTCGAGGGCGCGAAAGTCGCGATCGTGTCGCGCGATCCCGCCAACCTCGCGCGTGCTTACGAGCAGTTGAAGCAGGAAGGCCTGCATGTACACCGGACCCGAGCCGATCTGCATGAACCGCACAGCGCCGCCGACATCGTCGAAGAAGTCAGCACCGCGGTCGGCCCGATCGACATACTGATCAACAGCGCCGGCGCCGCGCGCCGCTACGACCCGGAAACGCTCGACGCCGACGCGTTCCGCGCCACCATGGAAGCGAAATACTTCCCCTACATCTATCCCCAACAGGAAGTGCTGCGCCGTATGGCCGAGCGCGCCAAGGCCAGCAGCGGCGGCGAGCCCGGCACGATCGTCAACATCATCGGCATGGGTGGCAAGATAGCGAGCGATATCCATATTGCTGGCGGCGCCGCGAACGCCGCGCTGATGCTCGCCACCGTCGGCCTCGCCCACTATTACGCGCGCTATGGCATCCGCATCAACGCGATCAACCCTGGCTCGACGCTGACCGAGCGTGTCGAGGAAGCGGTCAAGCTCGAAGCGACGCAGCAAGGCATCGAGAGCGCGGAAGCGCTCGCGCGCGGGCAGGCCAAAGTGCCGCTCGGACGCTATGCCAAACCGGAGGAAATCGCCGACGTCGCGCTGTTCCTGGCGAGCCGCCGCGCGAGCTATGTGACGGGCGCAATCGTCCCGATGGATGGAGGCAGCGCGCCGCTGATCTAG
- a CDS encoding NlpC/P60 family protein has product MRRLAFSLLTVLLLAACAGTPQKTSSRSGSSVVVANGAYHAPPPGFPNFVDHSIGREEISIQAMSLVGIPYRWGGNTPDSGFDCSGLVRYVVSRAASVNLPRTTADMSGRGESIEPEEIAPGDLIFFNTTGRAHSHVGIYVGKLRFVNAPSTGGTVRLDYLTNPYWAKRFDGIRRVAGPAATPAPFDTPSYQAATPQPERVAPVAQTAAPTYAGVAGAAGTAGAPAYAGKAATVAPTSAKTATQPPVYAAGALQPQSQSQQTARVVATPRSPLTTEAQPTTTAATPQTDPFEPPPPGLSAAQMQARAAGAVSPTPVPAAQASAYDANAGAPAQQQSAASRTAPPMATSRAPDPIDAAAEAFEPPPPASVAARQARQAQQADENGSVQIMRASTGSRGMPAPTQTNDDPIARFANGNF; this is encoded by the coding sequence ATGCGCCGACTCGCCTTTTCGCTGCTGACCGTTCTGCTGCTCGCCGCCTGTGCCGGCACACCGCAGAAGACGTCGTCGCGCTCGGGCAGTTCGGTCGTGGTGGCGAACGGCGCTTATCATGCTCCGCCGCCCGGCTTCCCGAATTTCGTCGATCACAGCATCGGCCGCGAAGAAATCTCGATTCAGGCGATGAGTCTCGTCGGCATTCCATATCGTTGGGGCGGGAATACGCCGGATAGTGGCTTCGATTGCAGCGGACTGGTTCGCTATGTGGTTTCGCGTGCGGCGTCCGTGAATCTGCCGCGCACGACGGCGGACATGAGCGGGCGCGGCGAATCGATCGAACCGGAAGAGATCGCGCCGGGCGACCTGATTTTCTTTAATACGACGGGGCGCGCGCATTCGCACGTCGGCATTTATGTGGGCAAGCTGCGCTTCGTCAACGCGCCGTCGACCGGCGGCACGGTGCGGCTCGACTATCTGACCAATCCGTATTGGGCCAAGCGTTTCGACGGGATCCGCCGCGTGGCCGGGCCGGCCGCGACACCGGCGCCGTTCGATACGCCGAGCTATCAGGCGGCGACGCCGCAGCCTGAACGCGTCGCGCCGGTGGCGCAGACGGCGGCGCCAACGTATGCGGGGGTGGCGGGTGCCGCGGGGACGGCAGGTGCGCCGGCGTATGCAGGTAAGGCGGCGACCGTGGCGCCGACGTCGGCGAAGACAGCTACACAGCCGCCGGTTTATGCCGCAGGCGCGCTGCAACCCCAATCGCAATCGCAACAGACAGCCCGCGTCGTGGCGACACCACGCTCGCCGTTGACCACTGAGGCGCAACCGACAACGACCGCGGCGACGCCGCAAACCGATCCGTTCGAACCACCACCGCCGGGCCTGAGCGCGGCGCAGATGCAGGCGCGTGCGGCAGGCGCGGTGTCGCCGACGCCGGTTCCGGCCGCTCAAGCCAGCGCCTATGACGCCAACGCCGGCGCACCCGCTCAACAACAGTCGGCCGCTTCACGCACGGCTCCGCCGATGGCGACCTCCCGCGCGCCCGATCCAATCGACGCCGCCGCCGAGGCGTTCGAGCCACCGCCGCCCGCGTCCGTTGCCGCGCGTCAAGCTCGGCAGGCGCAGCAAGCCGATGAGAATGGCAGCGTGCAGATCATGCGGGCTTCGACAGGCTCGCGCGGCATGCCGGCCCCCACGCAAACCAACGACGACCCGATCGCCCGCTTCGCCAACGGCAATTTCTGA